Part of the Aurantiacibacter aquimixticola genome, GCAGCCGTAGCGTCCGCATGTGGACCTTCAACATCCAGCATGGCGGCATCCGCCACGATCAATGCAGCGCCGTCCCCGATCCGGCACTGGGCGACCAGCCCTTCTGCCGCAATCGTGCATTGCGCCATCCCGCCGTCCACGGAGACGAATTGTCCTGGCAGATTTACCGGCACCACCTGCCCAGCGAATTCCCCGGTGGTCATGCCTTCATGACGCGTGTCATCGAACTGCAAGGCGAGACCCCAGCGACCAAGGATCGGTGAGAGAAGTGCCACATCCTGCGGCCTGCGCCGGTCGCCAATGCCGAAATGCGAATGGCCGGTCATCATCGGGTCCGCGAACAACAGCAATCGCCCACCGGCGCGCACCCAATCGTCCAGCGCGACATTCTCCTCCCCGGAAAAACCGCGCGGCTGCGCCAGCATGAGAAAGCGATGCGGGGATAGTGCGTCGGCGGAAAGATAA contains:
- a CDS encoding ABC transporter; the protein is MAVPVAAQVDVSAGFEDEADTRPTLALMGTIPIYWGEADGFADLLSGESEAHWARRVLQESWRVAPLDYLSADALSPHRFLMLAQPRGFSGEENVALDDWVRAGGRLLLFADPMMTGHSHFGIGDRRRPQDVALLSPILGRWGLALQFDDTRHEGMTTGEFAGQVVPVNLPGQFVSVDGGMAQCTIAAEGLVAQCRIGDGAALIVADAAMLDVEGPHADATAALDLLLAQATGISREIESVSVDD